The following are from one region of the Pseudohongiella spirulinae genome:
- a CDS encoding c-type cytochrome, with amino-acid sequence MLKKVSGTALIALASVVIMTASAQQDEPTPQELAAAATETRQAVFKLLAFNMGPIGGMARGAEFNAELAERNARRIAALAPMIPELFAANDTRQFSVETEALPVIWDNITDFQQKAMDLEAAANTFAEVASGGDRNQTIGAIRAFGATCGNCHREYRVD; translated from the coding sequence ATGCTGAAGAAAGTATCAGGAACCGCTTTGATTGCCCTGGCTTCTGTTGTCATTATGACAGCCAGCGCCCAGCAGGATGAACCGACACCGCAGGAACTGGCTGCAGCGGCCACCGAAACCCGTCAGGCCGTTTTTAAATTACTGGCTTTTAATATGGGGCCGATCGGTGGTATGGCGCGTGGCGCCGAATTTAACGCAGAGCTGGCTGAGCGTAACGCCCGCCGCATCGCGGCGCTGGCACCCATGATCCCTGAACTGTTTGCGGCGAATGATACGCGCCAATTCTCGGTTGAGACGGAAGCGCTGCCAGTCATCTGGGACAACATCACGGATTTCCAGCAGAAGGCCATGGATCTGGAAGCGGCGGCAAATACTTTTGCTGAGGTCGCCTCAGGTGGCGATCGCAATCAGACCATTGGTGCCATCCGTGCGTTTGGTGCCACTTGCGGCAACTGCCATCGCGAATACCGGGTAGACTGA
- the hldE gene encoding bifunctional D-glycero-beta-D-manno-heptose-7-phosphate kinase/D-glycero-beta-D-manno-heptose 1-phosphate adenylyltransferase HldE, with translation MLNEFPPFQQARVLVVGDVMLDRYWRGSAARISPEAPVPIVKVAGSEDRPGGAANVALNIAVLGAAASIAGIAGRDEAGIELTGKLEAAGVLCRMVQSENAPTITKLRIISQQQQLIRIDFEDDFDADDITLLQQQALKSVSDNGALVLSDYGKGTLADTQSLIRAAHDSQIPVVVDPKGSDFSKYAGATVLTPNLAEFEAVAGVCSDEEELIRKGQQWRERLQLSALLITRGEKGMTLLQGSRPALHLPAQAREVYDVTGAGDTVVAVLAASLAAGQSMEQAVVLANLAAGLAVARLGTAAISGPELRRALQQMQGSGRGVMSAEQLLMSVADAREQGERVVFTNGCFDIIHAGHVGYLAEAKSLGDRLIVAVNGDESVRRLKGASRPINPVERRMAVLAGLEAVDWVVSFDDDTPEALLEALRPDVLVKGGDYRPDQVVGGQFVADYGGEVRVLAFLDNCSTSAIVEKVRQS, from the coding sequence ATGCTTAACGAATTCCCGCCGTTTCAGCAGGCCCGCGTTCTGGTGGTTGGTGATGTCATGCTGGACAGGTACTGGCGTGGCAGCGCCGCCCGTATTTCGCCAGAAGCGCCGGTTCCCATTGTTAAGGTGGCTGGCAGCGAGGATCGACCCGGCGGAGCTGCGAATGTAGCGCTGAACATAGCTGTATTGGGGGCGGCGGCCAGTATTGCGGGTATCGCCGGACGCGATGAGGCAGGCATAGAGCTGACGGGCAAACTGGAGGCGGCCGGAGTGCTTTGCCGAATGGTGCAGTCTGAGAATGCTCCCACGATTACCAAATTGCGTATCATCAGTCAGCAACAGCAACTGATTCGCATCGATTTTGAAGATGACTTCGACGCGGATGACATCACTCTGCTGCAGCAGCAGGCACTGAAAAGTGTGTCTGATAATGGTGCCCTGGTGCTGTCGGATTATGGCAAGGGTACCCTGGCTGACACGCAGTCGCTCATTCGGGCCGCGCACGATTCGCAGATCCCGGTTGTGGTAGATCCCAAGGGCAGCGATTTCAGTAAATATGCCGGCGCCACAGTGTTAACTCCTAATCTGGCGGAGTTTGAGGCCGTGGCTGGCGTGTGCAGTGATGAAGAGGAGCTGATCCGTAAGGGGCAACAGTGGCGTGAGCGCCTGCAGCTCAGTGCGCTGCTGATCACCCGTGGTGAAAAAGGTATGACATTGCTGCAGGGATCCCGCCCGGCGTTGCATCTGCCAGCACAGGCTCGAGAAGTCTACGATGTGACTGGTGCCGGAGATACTGTTGTGGCTGTATTGGCGGCATCTCTGGCAGCCGGGCAATCTATGGAGCAGGCGGTTGTGCTGGCCAATCTGGCTGCCGGGCTGGCGGTTGCCAGGTTGGGGACCGCTGCAATTAGCGGCCCGGAACTGCGCCGGGCACTGCAGCAGATGCAGGGCAGTGGCCGTGGAGTAATGAGTGCTGAGCAGTTACTGATGTCAGTGGCTGACGCCCGCGAGCAGGGAGAGCGCGTAGTATTTACCAATGGTTGCTTTGATATTATTCATGCCGGTCATGTGGGCTATCTTGCTGAAGCGAAATCATTGGGTGACCGATTGATTGTAGCCGTGAATGGTGATGAGTCAGTACGCCGCCTTAAGGGTGCCAGTCGGCCGATCAATCCAGTCGAGCGACGCATGGCAGTGCTTGCCGGTCTGGAAGCCGTGGATTGGGTTGTCAGCTTTGATGATGATACCCCCGAGGCCTTGCTGGAGGCCTTGCGTCCGGATGTGCTGGTTAAAGGTGGGGATTACCGCCCGGACCAGGTGGTGGGAGGTCAGTTTGTCGCAGACTATGGCGGTGAGGTCAGGGTCCTGGCTTTCCTGGACAACTGCTCTACCTCGGCGATCGTGGAAAAAGTCCGTCAGTCCTGA
- the lpxL gene encoding LpxL/LpxP family Kdo(2)-lipid IV(A) lauroyl/palmitoleoyl acyltransferase, with the protein MSHTDTKRDPSPGDFLGPRFWPTWLGYGCIWLIAHLPYRLQVFIGQQLGMLMYHLAKSRRRVCERNIELCFPELSNEEQRRLVKDTFRSNGIGVMEIGLAWCRKPEDFRKMVKTSGLENLIKAHEQGKGVLLVSAHFSTLEFAGCLLSLIHPIDVTYRAHKNPLFDALMKRNRQRLYGDVIERKEVRRAMRRLREGHVLWYAADQDYGPRHSIFVDFFGIPAASITATTKYAGFNNSPVIFLSHYRNPDLSGYHFHFSEPLRDYPTGDDHTDVKRINTLIEAAIRKAPEQYIWLHRRFKTRPPGSPDLYKRKSED; encoded by the coding sequence GTGAGCCACACTGACACAAAGCGCGATCCATCCCCAGGTGACTTTCTGGGGCCCAGATTCTGGCCGACCTGGCTCGGATATGGCTGTATCTGGCTCATTGCCCACCTTCCCTACCGACTGCAGGTATTTATTGGTCAGCAGCTGGGCATGCTTATGTATCACCTTGCCAAAAGTCGACGACGCGTATGCGAGCGCAATATCGAGCTGTGCTTTCCTGAATTGAGCAATGAAGAGCAACGCCGACTGGTGAAGGACACGTTTCGCTCCAACGGTATCGGCGTCATGGAAATTGGGCTGGCCTGGTGTCGCAAGCCCGAAGATTTCAGAAAAATGGTTAAGACCAGCGGACTGGAAAATCTGATCAAAGCTCATGAACAAGGCAAAGGAGTCCTGCTGGTCAGCGCTCATTTTTCAACACTGGAGTTTGCCGGCTGTCTCCTGTCTCTGATTCATCCCATCGATGTCACCTACCGCGCTCATAAGAACCCATTGTTCGATGCCTTGATGAAGCGGAACCGGCAACGACTATATGGAGACGTGATTGAGCGCAAGGAAGTACGGCGCGCGATGCGACGACTGCGTGAGGGGCATGTTCTCTGGTACGCCGCCGACCAGGACTATGGTCCGCGACACTCGATCTTCGTAGATTTTTTTGGCATACCGGCTGCCAGCATCACAGCAACCACCAAGTATGCCGGCTTTAACAACTCACCCGTGATTTTCCTTTCACACTACAGAAATCCGGATCTCAGCGGTTATCATTTTCACTTCAGTGAGCCACTGCGAGACTACCCCACCGGAGATGACCACACTGATGTCAAACGCATCAACACGCTGATCGAGGCGGCTATTCGCAAAGCACCGGAACAGTACATCTGGCTACACCGGCGATTCAAAACCAGGCCGCCGGGCAGCCCTGACCTATACAAGAGAAAGTCTGAGGACTGA